The proteins below come from a single Beutenbergia cavernae DSM 12333 genomic window:
- a CDS encoding tryptophan 2,3-dioxygenase family protein, translating into MTERRPSAEAGALYYWDYLGLDALLSAQQPRSDLDGEPAHDELLFIVVHQAYELWFKQILHELDEVVAIFSADVVPAKEMGRVVDRLRRVVAIQRLLLEQLTVLETMTPLDFLDFRDALVPASGFQSVQFRLIENRLGLDAARRLQIHGAPYTAVLSAEHAALLADSEAAPSLRTCVDRWLSRTPYLRFGTFDFWSSYAGSVEAMLDGERATVRQLASLTDAGRAEQLEALDRTADEFATLFDAERYEELRSRGQRHLSQDAFLAALLLSLYRDEPLFQLPFRLLTALVEIDEGFTTWRQRHALMVHRMIGGRTGTGGTSGHAYLAAAARRHRVFGDLFDLPTFLLPRSALPALPDAVAHQLRFASEAG; encoded by the coding sequence ATGACTGAGAGGCGACCCTCGGCGGAGGCCGGGGCGCTGTACTACTGGGACTACCTGGGCCTCGACGCCCTGCTGAGCGCCCAGCAGCCCCGGAGCGACCTCGACGGCGAGCCGGCGCACGACGAGCTGCTCTTCATCGTCGTGCACCAGGCGTACGAGCTGTGGTTCAAGCAGATCCTCCACGAGCTCGACGAGGTGGTCGCCATCTTCAGCGCCGACGTCGTGCCGGCGAAGGAGATGGGCCGGGTGGTCGATCGCCTCCGCCGGGTCGTCGCGATCCAGCGGCTCCTGCTCGAGCAGCTCACCGTGCTGGAGACGATGACACCGCTGGACTTCCTGGACTTCCGCGACGCCCTCGTGCCGGCCTCCGGCTTCCAGAGCGTGCAGTTCCGGCTCATCGAGAACCGGCTCGGGCTGGACGCGGCACGCCGGCTGCAGATCCACGGCGCGCCCTACACGGCGGTGCTCTCTGCGGAGCACGCGGCACTGCTCGCGGACTCCGAGGCTGCGCCGTCCCTGCGCACGTGCGTGGATCGCTGGCTCTCCCGCACCCCGTACCTGCGGTTCGGGACGTTCGACTTCTGGTCCTCCTACGCCGGGTCGGTCGAGGCGATGCTGGACGGCGAGCGTGCCACGGTCCGGCAGCTGGCGAGCCTCACCGACGCGGGCCGCGCCGAGCAGCTCGAGGCGCTGGACCGGACCGCCGACGAGTTCGCCACGCTGTTCGACGCCGAGCGGTACGAGGAGCTGCGGAGCCGGGGGCAGCGGCACCTGTCGCAGGACGCCTTCCTCGCGGCGCTGCTCCTCAGCCTGTACCGGGACGAGCCGCTGTTCCAGCTGCCGTTCCGCCTGCTCACCGCCCTGGTCGAGATCGACGAGGGCTTCACGACGTGGCGGCAGCGGCACGCCCTCATGGTGCACCGGATGATCGGGGGTCGGACCGGCACCGGCGGGACGTCGGGGCACGCGTACCTGGCGGCGGCCGCGCGGCGGCACCGCGTCTTCGGTGACCTGTTCGACCTGCCGACGTTCCTCCTGCCCCGCTCCGCGCTGCCCGCGCTGCCCGACGCCGTCGCGCACCAGCTGCGATTCGCGAGCGAGGCGGGATGA
- a CDS encoding aminotransferase class V-fold PLP-dependent enzyme, translating to MTGGAAALKAHFGRALASDDRLHVAAHSHHPWPDVTRDAHLAAWDLAAAQLDDKWDTILRTVVPEAQGHVARRLGLRDPATVAFAPNTHELLVRITSALPRPFRVLTTDAEFHSAARQLARWEEAGVAHVDRVPAESFATFPERFVAAMRPEHGLVLVSHVFFDSGYVVPDLAQLVDAVPSPDALVVVDGYHAFMAVPTDLGAIASRAFYLAGGYKYAMAGEGACFAHAPAGYATRPVDTGWFAAFGALADAGDGRVGYPADAGRLAGSTTDPSGLFRFNAVQRWLDGLGVDVPAIHAHVGALQTRLLAALDAEPLAALPVTSLVPGRQVPDRGHFLTFRTDRAPEVEAALAARGVVADRRGERLRLGFGVYHDDDDVDRLAAELAIVARHA from the coding sequence ATGACGGGCGGCGCGGCGGCGCTCAAGGCCCACTTCGGGCGCGCCCTCGCGTCCGACGATCGGCTGCACGTCGCGGCGCACAGCCACCATCCGTGGCCCGACGTCACCCGCGACGCGCACCTGGCGGCCTGGGACCTGGCGGCCGCGCAGCTGGACGACAAGTGGGACACGATCCTGCGCACCGTGGTCCCGGAGGCGCAGGGGCACGTGGCGCGCAGGCTGGGCCTGCGCGACCCCGCCACCGTGGCGTTCGCCCCGAACACCCACGAGCTGCTCGTCCGCATCACCTCGGCCCTTCCGCGCCCGTTCCGCGTGCTCACGACGGACGCGGAGTTCCACAGCGCCGCGCGACAGCTCGCGCGGTGGGAGGAGGCCGGCGTCGCGCACGTGGACCGCGTCCCGGCCGAGTCCTTCGCGACGTTCCCGGAGCGGTTCGTCGCCGCCATGCGCCCGGAGCACGGCCTGGTGCTCGTCAGCCACGTGTTCTTCGACTCCGGGTACGTGGTGCCCGACCTCGCCCAGCTCGTGGACGCGGTGCCGAGCCCGGACGCGCTCGTCGTCGTCGACGGGTACCACGCGTTCATGGCCGTGCCCACCGACCTCGGCGCGATCGCCTCCCGCGCCTTCTACCTCGCCGGCGGGTACAAGTACGCGATGGCCGGCGAGGGGGCGTGCTTCGCCCACGCGCCCGCCGGGTACGCGACCCGGCCGGTGGACACCGGGTGGTTCGCGGCGTTCGGCGCCCTGGCCGACGCCGGGGACGGGCGGGTCGGGTACCCGGCCGACGCCGGTCGGCTCGCCGGCTCGACCACCGACCCGTCCGGGCTGTTCCGGTTCAACGCGGTGCAGCGCTGGCTGGACGGGCTCGGCGTCGACGTGCCGGCGATCCATGCCCACGTCGGCGCGCTCCAGACGAGGCTCCTCGCGGCGCTCGACGCCGAGCCGCTCGCCGCCCTGCCGGTCACGAGCCTCGTCCCGGGGCGCCAGGTGCCCGATCGCGGCCACTTCCTCACGTTCCGCACCGACCGCGCGCCCGAGGTGGAGGCGGCGCTGGCGGCGCGCGGCGTCGTCGCCGACCGGCGCGGGGAACGGCTGCGCCTCGGGTTCGGCGTGTATCACGACGACGACGACGTCGACCGGCTCGCCGCCGAGCTCGCCATCGTCGCGCGGCACGCGTAG